In Colletotrichum higginsianum IMI 349063 chromosome 1, whole genome shotgun sequence, one genomic interval encodes:
- a CDS encoding Tubulin binding cofactor C yields MAPEVLQQFAVGGGPFPVTKMQDPKEKFYRHFQDEVAILQEQINGIGSVAQVGGERQDAIDHVLAGISNLSNEVADASDYVPSYDLRNYAQAVKALTDKLNETTTKLAPRSRFQFKPRGASAATSDLAAPKNDPRLLVGSSLADPLPASRGGPVVAADLSTENDDDLGDLPSFSKNYNEEMARPSATKVRKPSFSTAKDIAIFGQEGLHIILPSSASRATSSGRLTDLKGCVVDMSLALSGTTSFANLALKNIERSLIVAGNVAGPAHITGVSDSIIVVSARQVRIHECRNVDIYLHCSSHPIIEDCSNMRFAPLPASFDTPEDPVKNQWDQVDDFKWLKSEPSPNWGVLPEEQRLAEEIWTKVVPGERGKDLQDILKAVGVQKQ; encoded by the exons ATGGCGCCTGAAGTACTTCAGCAATTTGCCGTAGGAGGAGGACCATTTCCAGTAACCAAGATGCAGGACCCCAAAGAAAAGTTTTACCGCCACTTCCAGGACGAGGTTGCCA TTCTCCAGGAACAAATCAACGGCATCGGTTCCGTGGCTCAGGTTGGCGGTGAGAGGCAAGATGCCATTGACCACGTCCTAGCCGGCATTTCGAACCTCTCCaacgaggtcgccgacgcctccgacTATGTTCCCTCGTACGACTTGCGCAACTATGCCCAG GCCGTCAAAGCTCTCACAGACAAGCTGaacgagacgacgacgaaacTCGCCCCTCGTTCGCGCTTCCAGTTCAAGCCGCGGGGTGCCAGCGCAGCGACCAGCGACCTGGCTGCTCCTAAGAACGACCcgcgcctcctcgtcgggaGCTCCCTCGCCGACCCCTTGCCCGCGTCCCGCGGCgggcccgtcgtcgccgcggaCCTGTCGACcgagaacgacgacgaccttggcgatctgccgtccttctccaAGAACTACAACGAGGAGATGGCGCGCCCGAGCGCCACCAAGGTGCGCAAGCCCAGCTTTTCCACCGCCAAGGACATCGCCATCTTCGGCCAGGAGGGCCTGCACATCATTTTGCCCTCGTCAgcatcgagggcgacgtcgtccggcCGCCTGACGGACCTGAAGGGCTGCGTCGTCGACATGTCCCTGGCGCTGTCCGGCACCACCTCGTTCGCGAACCTGGCGCTCAAGAACATCGAGCGGAGCCTGATCGTTGCCGGCAACGTCGCTGGGCCGGCGCATATAACCGGCGTCTCGGAcagcatcatcgtcgtctcggcGCGGCAGGTGCGCATCCACGAGTGCAGAAACGTCGACATCTACCTGCACTGCTCAAGCCATCCCATCATCGAGGACTGCTCGAACATGCGCTtcgcgccgctgccggccaGCTTT GACACCCCGGAGGACCCTGTCAAGAACCAGTGGGACCAGGTCGACGATTTCAAGTGGCTCAAGTCGGAGCCTAGTCCGAACTGGGGCGTGCTGCCGGAAGAGCAGAGGCTGGCGGAAGAGATCTGGACTAAAGTTGTGCCGGGGGAGCGCGGCAAGGACCTGCAAGATATCCTCAAGGCCGTGGGTGTCCAGAAGCAGTGA
- a CDS encoding Microtubule-associated protein, with the protein MPPHPLELPSTLSPDALDTLTELTGILTRLRAAIQTSGSVGGITGATPAGTGAGATPNPLGSASPNAPLSLKDVPAQTDALKHKLQRARTQMRQLPDMDRSISEQEEEISQLEERIRMQREVLERLRELGVQFGHEEGGTGDKMETE; encoded by the coding sequence ATGCCGCCTCATCCCCTCGAGCTTCCATCCACCCTTTCGcccgacgccctcgacacCCTCACCGAGCTGACGGGCATCCTTACCCGCCTGcgcgccgccatccagaCCTCGggctccgtcggcggcatTACCGGCGCCACCCcggccggcaccggcgccggcgcgacACCCAACCCACTCGGCAGCGCTAGCCCTAACGCCCCTCTGTCTCTCAAGGACGTGCCGGCCCAGACCGACGCGTTGAAGCACAAGCTCCAGCGCGCCCGCACACAGATGCGCCAGCTGCCGGATATGGACCGCTCCATCAGCGAGCAAGAAGAGGAGATCAGCCAGCTTGAGGAGCGCATCAGGATGCAGCGTGAGGTGTTAGAACGGCTGAGAGAGCTGGGCGTCCAGTTCGGGCACGAGGAGGGCGGCACGGGCGACAAGATGGAGACGGAGTGA
- a CDS encoding 2,3-bisphosphoglycerate-independent phosphoglycerate mutase, with amino-acid sequence MAKTDQKACLNPPSPSSKPRGGSGVGVSVDVGAGGVFVEAGQQSQDTPGGGAVPSPEQRNPEPQPDYILTLAYIILYLQDGDAITNAETPVMDAFAQSKTGYCELEASSLAVGLPEGLMGNSEVGHLNIGAGRVVWQDVVRIDQTIKEGKLPENDVIKKTFEGAKNGNGRLHLCGLVSHGGVHSKQIHLYNLLKAAKQFGVPKVFIHFFGDGRDVDPKSGADYMEELVKTAGEIGIGEIATVVGRYYAMDRDKRWERVQIALDGMINGKGEESTDPVKTVRERYARGGDKDKDEFLSPIIVGGDEGRIKDDDTVFFFNYRSDRVRQITQLLGDVDRSVLPDFNYPKIKNLVTMTQYKVDYPFEIAFKPQHMGNVLAEWLGKQGVEQVHIAETEKYAHVTFFFNGGVEKVFALETRDEKQDLVPSNKSVATYDKAPEMSADGVADQVAKRLAEQKFPFVMNNFAPPDMVGHTGVYEAAIVGVEATDKAIGKIYNACKEQGYVLFITADHGNAEEMKFPDGKPKTSHTTNKVPFIMANAPEGWSLKKDGGVLGDVAPTVLAAMGLPQPEEMTGNNLLTKA; translated from the exons ATGGCCAAGACCGACCAGAAGGCCTGCCTGA ACCCTCCGAGCCCCTCGTCGAAGCCCCGCGGTGGTAGTGGTGTTGGTGTTAgtgttgatgttggcgctggcggcgtcttcgtcgaggccggtCAACAGAGCCAGGACACGcccgggggaggggccgtTCCTTCGCCTGAGCAGCGGAACCCCGAACCCCAACCAGACTACATCCTCACCCTTGCCTACATCATCCTCTATCTCCAG GATGGCGACGCCATCACCAACGCCGAGACCCCCGTTATGGACGCCTTCGCTCAGAGCAAGACCGGATACTGCGAGCTCGAGGCCTCGTCTCTCGCCGTCGGCTTGCCCGAGGGCCTGATGGGCAACTCGGAGGTCGGCCACCTGAACATTGGCGCCGGCCGTGTCGTCTGGCAGGACGTTGTCCGCATCGACCAGACTATCAAAGAGGGCAAGCTCCCCGAGAACGACGTTATCAAGAAGACCTTTGAGGGTGCCAagaacggcaacggcagacTGCACCTCTGCGGTCTCGTCTCCCACGGTGGTGTC CACTCCAAGCAGATCCACCTCTACAACCTCCTCAAGGCTGCCAAGCAGTTCGGTGTGCCCAAGGTCTTCATCCACTTCTTCGGTGATGGTCGCGACGTCGACCCCAAGTCCGGCGCCGACTACATGGAGGAGCTCGTCAAAACCGCCGGCGAGATCGGCATCGGTGAGATCGCCACCGTCGTTGGCCGCTACTACGCCATGGACCGTGACAAGAGATGGGAGAGAGTCCAGATTGCCCTCGATGGCATGATCAACGGCAAGGGCGAGGAGAGCACCGACCCCGTCAAGACTGTTCGCGAGCGCTacgcccgcggcggcgacaaggacaaggacgagtTCCTGAGCCCTatcatcgtcggcggtgacgagggcCGCATCAAGG ACGACGacaccgtcttcttcttcaactaCCGCTCCGACCGCGTCCGCCAGATCActcagctcctcggcgacgtcgaccgcTCCGTGCTCCCCGACTTCAACTACCCCAAGATCAAGAACCTCGTCACCATGACCCAGTACAAGGTCGACTACCCCTTCGAGATCGCCTTCAAGCCCCAGCACATGGGCAACGTCCTGGCCGAGTGGCTCGGCAAGCAGGGCGTTGAGCAGGTCCAcatcgccgagacggagaagtACGCCCACGTCACTTTCTTCTTCAACGGCGGTGTCGAAAAGGTCTTTGCCCTGGAGACCCGTGACGAGAAGCAGGATCTCGTCCCCTCCAACAAGTCCGTCGCCACCTACGACAAGGCCCCCGAGATGTCGGCCGATGGCGTCGCCGACCAGGTCGCCAAGCGCCTAGCCGAGCAAAAGTTCCCCTTCGTAATGAACAACTTTGCGCCCCCCGACATGGTTGGCCACACGGGCGTCTACGAGGCCGCCATTGTCGGTGTTGAGGCTACCGACAAGGCCATCGGCAAGATCTACAACGCCTGCAAGGAGCAGGGCTACGTCCTCTTCATCACCGCCGACCACGGCAACGCCGAAGAGATGAAgttccccgacggcaagcccAAGACCTCCCACACCACCAACAAGGTGCCTTTCATCATGGCCAACGCCCCCGAGGGCTGGAGCCTGaagaaggacggcggcgtcctcggcgacgtcgcccctaccgtcctcgccgccatggGCCTGCCCCAGCCTGAGGAGATGACCGGCAACAACTTATTGACCAAGGCATGA